In one Lujinxingia vulgaris genomic region, the following are encoded:
- a CDS encoding DNA gyrase/topoisomerase IV subunit A, which translates to MPTQPTDVALHKTAQERYLNYAMSVITSRALPDVRDGLKPVQRRILYAMYANLRLTHDAKYRKSAAIVGEVMGKYHPHGDQSIYDAMVRMAQDFSLRYPLVDGHGNFGSVDGDSAAAMRYTEARMMPLASELLDEIKKQTVAFRPNYDGTVQEPVVLPAQVPNLLINGATGIAVGMATNIPPHNLGEVVDALIAMIDRPEISIDEMVGAIVKGPDFPTGGVLLNDEEELREIYHNGSGTLITRAQWEIERDGQRRYIVVTSIPYYVNKATLIEKIAEHIIQEKLPQVVDVRDESTNDVRVVMELKRGADADVAMAYLFKHTPLEDRFHVNLTCLVPSENPDVAQPARVDLKMMLRYFLDFRMEVVTRRIRFELEQLLRRIHILEGFETIFGDLDEAIRLIRASEGKADAAQKLMAHFGIDAEQTEAILETKLYRLAKLEIELIRAELAEKRAQAAKLQGLLDDEGKRWKVVRGELVAIRGAYGDVRRTLVDAPVKELEYSEEAYIIAEQCWVMVSREGRIKRQKSYTDLSTIRVREGDQMGWVLPGSTRDTVIFFTNMGRGYTMRIDDVPATSGYGDPVQASFDFDDGERVVGVVTSDKRMLRTMAPDQPSLVGDEESDEGDVQMVAISRSGQSLRFSLESYTDPSTVKGRLFMRLDKGDEVVNVENCDGSELVALASRDGRGLMFQVREISHVKGPAKGVRAIALEGKDAVLDFTLCRERLDGLEVETNRGAREIIRATKAQYAPTSRGNKGKLIIQRGHLIRSHRPPVEIVLGDDDDGDGGEEE; encoded by the coding sequence ATGCCGACCCAGCCTACCGATGTGGCGCTGCATAAAACAGCGCAAGAGCGCTACCTGAACTACGCGATGAGCGTGATCACCAGCCGCGCGCTCCCCGATGTGCGCGACGGCTTAAAGCCGGTGCAGCGACGTATTCTCTACGCGATGTACGCCAACCTGCGCCTGACCCACGACGCCAAATACCGCAAGAGCGCGGCCATCGTCGGTGAGGTCATGGGGAAGTACCACCCCCACGGCGACCAGTCGATCTATGACGCGATGGTGCGTATGGCGCAGGACTTCTCGCTGCGCTACCCGCTGGTCGATGGTCACGGCAACTTCGGTTCGGTCGACGGCGATAGCGCCGCGGCGATGCGTTATACCGAGGCGCGCATGATGCCGCTGGCCTCGGAGCTGCTCGACGAGATCAAGAAGCAGACGGTGGCCTTTCGCCCCAACTACGACGGCACCGTCCAGGAGCCGGTGGTGCTCCCGGCCCAGGTGCCCAACCTGCTCATCAACGGTGCCACGGGCATTGCCGTAGGCATGGCTACAAACATCCCGCCGCATAACCTGGGGGAGGTGGTCGACGCGCTCATCGCCATGATCGATCGCCCCGAGATCTCCATCGACGAGATGGTCGGGGCCATTGTCAAAGGCCCGGATTTTCCCACCGGCGGGGTGCTCCTCAACGATGAGGAGGAGCTGCGCGAGATCTACCACAACGGCAGCGGCACGCTGATCACCCGCGCCCAGTGGGAGATCGAGCGCGACGGGCAGCGCCGCTACATCGTCGTCACCTCGATCCCGTATTACGTCAACAAGGCGACACTCATCGAGAAGATCGCCGAGCATATCATTCAGGAAAAGCTCCCGCAGGTGGTCGATGTTCGTGACGAGTCCACCAACGATGTGCGGGTGGTCATGGAACTCAAACGCGGCGCCGATGCCGACGTGGCCATGGCGTACCTCTTTAAGCACACCCCGCTCGAGGATCGTTTTCACGTAAACCTGACCTGCCTTGTGCCCTCGGAGAACCCCGATGTGGCACAGCCGGCCCGGGTCGACCTGAAGATGATGCTGCGCTACTTCCTGGACTTCCGCATGGAGGTCGTGACCCGGCGCATCCGCTTTGAGCTTGAACAACTCCTGCGTCGCATTCACATCCTGGAGGGCTTTGAGACGATCTTCGGCGATCTCGATGAGGCCATCCGCCTGATTCGCGCTTCCGAAGGAAAGGCGGACGCCGCCCAGAAGTTGATGGCCCATTTCGGCATCGACGCCGAGCAGACCGAAGCCATTCTCGAGACCAAGCTCTACCGTCTGGCCAAGCTGGAGATCGAGCTTATCCGCGCCGAGCTTGCCGAGAAGCGCGCCCAGGCCGCCAAACTGCAGGGCCTGCTCGACGATGAGGGTAAGCGCTGGAAGGTGGTTCGTGGCGAGCTGGTAGCCATCCGCGGGGCCTACGGCGATGTGCGCCGTACCCTGGTCGACGCGCCTGTCAAAGAGCTTGAATACTCCGAAGAGGCCTACATCATCGCCGAGCAGTGCTGGGTGATGGTCTCGCGTGAGGGTCGTATCAAGCGTCAGAAGTCCTACACCGACCTCTCCACCATTCGCGTCCGCGAGGGTGATCAGATGGGCTGGGTGCTGCCGGGGAGCACCCGCGACACGGTGATCTTCTTCACCAACATGGGCCGCGGTTACACCATGCGCATCGACGATGTGCCGGCGACCTCCGGTTACGGCGATCCGGTACAGGCGAGCTTCGATTTTGATGATGGCGAGCGCGTCGTCGGCGTGGTCACAAGTGATAAGCGCATGCTGCGTACGATGGCTCCCGACCAGCCTTCACTCGTCGGCGACGAGGAGAGCGATGAGGGAGATGTCCAGATGGTGGCGATCAGTCGCAGCGGGCAGTCATTGCGCTTCTCGCTTGAGAGCTACACCGATCCTTCTACCGTCAAAGGTCGACTCTTTATGCGCCTGGACAAGGGCGATGAGGTCGTCAACGTCGAGAACTGCGACGGCTCGGAGCTGGTGGCGTTGGCCAGCCGCGATGGCCGCGGGCTGATGTTCCAGGTTCGCGAGATCTCGCACGTGAAGGGGCCGGCCAAGGGCGTGCGCGCCATCGCCCTGGAGGGCAAAGACGCGGTGCTCGACTTTACGCTCTGCCGCGAGCGCCTGGACGGCCTGGAGGTGGAGACCAACCGCGGCGCCCGTGAGATCATTCGGGCTACCAAGGCTCAGTACGCGCCCACATCGCGCGGCAATAAGGGCAAACTCATCATTCAGCGCGGGCACCTCATTCGCTCGCACCGCCCGCCGGTCGAGATCGTGCTCGGCGATGATGATGACGGTGACGGGGGCGAAGAAGAGTAA